One part of the Nymphaea colorata isolate Beijing-Zhang1983 chromosome 8, ASM883128v2, whole genome shotgun sequence genome encodes these proteins:
- the LOC116259587 gene encoding patatin-like protein 2, protein MAAASPVAKIEPRPYNCNLITILSIDGGGVRGIIPGIILSFLEAQLQELDGKDARIADYFDVVAGTSTGGLVTAMLTAPGRNNRPLFSAKDIVPFYLEHCPKIFPQSRGLWGKMKKLVGAIAGPKYDGKYLRQLVKDKLGDTKLHQTVTNVVIPAFDIKFLQPTIFSSFQLAKDISLNAPLHDICISTSAAPTYLPAHQFETTDENGKTLRRFDLVDGGVAANNPTLVAVSEVCREIFRRNPNFFPVKPMDYGRFLVISLGTGTAKIEHRYSAKAAAKWGLWGWLLNDGSSPLIDTFTHSSGDMVDFHLSVVFQALNSEQQYLRIQDDSLSGNTSSVDISTKKNLANLVKAGEALLETPVSRVNLGTGEFKPTENEGTNKGALIRFAKLLSEERKLRQLRAATAIACSVSFIPSPLRGGFAAICGWVAINEGIEGYDEEFGLTHHISWHASVSRVWTLLHTFWRTEQQYNNITMTQQLLVIN, encoded by the exons ATGGCTGCAGCATCACCAGTGGCTAAAATCGAACCACGGCCTTATAATTGCAATCTCATTACAATTCTGAGCATTGATGGCGGAGGAGTCAGAGGGATAATTCCTGGCATCATTCTTAGCTTCCTTGAAGCACAACTTCAG GAATTGGACGGGAAGGATGCGAGAATCGCCGATTACTTCGATGTGGTGGCAGGAACAAGCACGGGTGGTCTGGTGACGGCTATGCTTACCGCTCCCGGCCGGAACAACCGACCCCTCTTCTCAGCCAAGGATATTGTTCCCTTCTATCTCGAACACTGCCCCAAGATCTTCCCTCAGTCCAG AGGCCTATGGGGTAAGATGAAGAAGCTGGTTGGTGCCATCGCCGGACCTAAATATGACGGCAAATATCTGCGTCAGCTCGTCAAAGACAAGCTTGGAGACACCAAATTGCACCAAACTGTGACTAATGTGGTCATCCCTGCCTTCGACATCAAATTTCTTCAGCCCACCATCTTCTCTTCGTTTCAG CTGGCAAAGGACATCAGTTTGAATGCTCCCCTGCATGACATATGCATCAGTACGTCTGCTGCCCCAACGTACCTTCCTGCACACCAATTTGAAACCAcagatgaaaatggaaagacGCTGAGGAGGTTCGACCTTGTTGATGGAGGCGTGGCTGCAAATAATCCA ACGTTGGTGGCAGTGAGTGAAGTTTGTCGCGAAATCTTCCGCCGAAATCCGAATTTCTTCCCAGTTAAACCTATGGACTACGGAAGGTTTCTGGTCATCTCTCTTGGAACAGGAACGGCAAAGATTGAACATAGATACAGTGCTAAAGCAGCTGCAAAATGGGGTTTATGGGGATGGCTTTTGAACGATGGAAGCAGCCCTTTGATCGATACGTTCACTCATTCGAGTGGAGACATGGTCGATTTCCATCTCTCCGTCGTCTTCCAAGCACTTAACTCTGAACAACAGTATTTGCGGATCCAG GATGACAGTTTAAGCGGTAACACGTCTTCGGTTGACATATCGACGAAGAAAAATCTAGCGAACTTGGTGAAGGCTGGTGAAGCTCTGTTGGAAACACCAGTTTCACGTGTGAACTTGGGGACAGGTGAGTTTAAACCCACAGAGAATGAAGGCACCAACAAAGGTGCACTTATCAG GTTTGCAAAGCTGCTGTCCGAAGAAAGGAAACTCCGGCAACTGAGGGCAGCAACCGCCAT TGCCTGCAGCGTCTCATTCATACCTTCTCCATTGCGCGGGGGCTTTGCTGCCATCTGCGGCTGGGTTGCCATTAATGAAGGCATTGAAGGTTATGATGAGGAGTTTGGACTCACACATCATATATCATGGCATGCTTCTGTATCACGTGTATGGACGTTGTTGCATACATTCTGGAGAACTGAGCAGCAGTACAACAACATCACGATGACACAGCAGTTATTAGTGATCAACTGA